Sequence from the Rhodothermales bacterium genome:
CGCCAGTTACTTCGTGGTTGTTCGGATCGCGAAAGGTCCGAGCCTTCACACCGATCTTCGCAAACATCTCGTGCCGACTCCCCGGCCCGTGTCTCCAGGCACTGGCCCAGGTCTGTCCGTCGTTCACTTCGTGAAATGCGATCAGTGTTGCCATGGCTGTACTCCTCTTCAGCTGGTTGGTGTAGACAATACGGCGCCCGACATCGCTGGGCATAGAAGTGCGCGACAGAGATGTGAGTTGAGCGAGATCTACGTAATACCCTGAAATCGGGAAAGACGCAAGGAGCCATCCAGTGAAATGATACTCCTGGCCCCCTGGCACTCTTCCTCCTGCACCTCGGTCCGAGCGGCTGTGTGCAGCACCGCTGCTGCCAGGAGCACAGCCCTGAATGCTTTCTCCAAATGGCACCCGTGTGGTTGCGCTATGGCCCCAATTGCCCGATACTGCACGACAGTTCGACACGGTCATCGGTACGAAGTCGATCCTCTCATCTCGCATCTATTGAGGTAGTTGTGAACGCTAAGCCAGACGCCCGACGGATTAGACTGTGCATTCTGATATCGATTGTGTGGTTGATCTCGGTCTCTCACGGGAGCAATACTCATGCTCAGTCTTTCACGCGCGTTACAGATGTGGGTCCGATCGTAACGGACCAGATTCTAAGTACCGGAGCAGCCTGGAACGACATCAACGGCGATGGTTTTCTCGACATGTTTGCCCTCGGAGAAACCCAGAACCTCTTGTATGTAAACGACGGGGATGGAACGTTCACCGCTCAAACCTCCGGCAACTTCCTGACACCTGAGGGAGTGGGCAACGCCGCTCTATGGGCAGACTACAACAACGACGGATTCCAGGATTTATTTATCTCAAACTTTGTCACGATGGCCGGCGGGACTCAGCTCGCATCCAATGCCCTGTTCAGGAATTCGGGACCTCCCGATTATACGCTTGAGATGGTCAACATCGGACCAGAATTGAACGCTTCGCCGTCGGCGAGCTGGGTAGACTACGACCAGGATGGAGACGTCGACCTTTTCTCTGCTGGAGCCAGAGTTGAAGTCGGTGGTGAGGCCACAGGTGATCTGTTTTATCGGCAAGATGCAGGGGGCGTCTTTACCAGGATTGAATTTCTCCCGTTCACGGCACTCAGGCCAGGAGTCGGCACCCACGATACCTGGGTGGATTATGACGGCGATGGAGATCAAGATCTGTTTGTCGTGATCTGGTCATCAACGAATAAGCTGTACAAGAGCCTGCTCGAGGAATCCGGAAATCCGAATCGTTTTGATGTCGTCACCACGAGCGGGCTAACAACCGACGGAGCCGTTTCGGACATCGGGTCGTCCTGGGGTGACTACGACGATGACGGTGACTTCGATGTCTTTATTCCCATCCTGAGTAGTTCTGATCGTCTTTACAGAAACGATGGAGACGGCACTTTTACGCGCATTACCAGCACTCCGGTAACGTCTGGAAGGAGCGTCATGGGAGTTTGGGGAGACGCTGACAACGACGGGGACCTGGACCTGTACACCGGATCGCGTTCACCGGTTCTATATGTGAACGACGGGAACGGGGGATTTGAAGCTGTCCCGGCCTCGGAGGACGGGGATCTTTCACTCCCCCCTCCTGCACTTCAGGGTGGCAACTGGGGGGACTATGACAACGACGGTGATCTGGATCTTTTCCTGTTGACATATGCCATTCCGGCAAATCGAGATGGATCGCCACAGCCAAACCATTTGCTTCGCAATGACGGCGGTACCGCTAACCACTGGATTACAATACAGTGTGTCGGAGCGCTTTCGAATAGATCGGCTATTGGTGCCCGGGTAAGCGTGAAGCGCACTGTAAACGGCATTCCAAAATGGCAGCACAGGATGATCTCCGGTGGAACAACGTCCTTTGTTTTTCATGGAGACAATCGAGCGCATTTCGGATTGGGAGAAGCATCAGTCGTGGACTCGATTAGGATAGCCTGGCCATCGGGAATAGAACAGGTCGCCGTAAACGAAGACGTTGACCAGATTTTGACAATCGTTGAGGAGATACCCGACGGATTTAGCCGTGCCAATTTTTACGCCGATCAAACGGCTGCATCCGGACAGTCGTCACTGACCGTGCAGTTCACTGACGCATCTCTAGTCGATCCGAATAATCAGGTCGTTTCGTGGGAGTGGGACCTTGATGGCGATGGTTCAAATGATGCGTTCATTCAAAACCCAACGTGGACGTACTCTGTGTCAGAAGACATTGCATTTTCCGTACGACTTACGATATCGAACGGGGTGACGTCGTCAACGTTACTCAGAGAAGAGTACATAACATTTGAAGGGGTCAGCACTGGAGCAGATGAACAGGATGCCGTACTTCCGCAAGAAATTAAACTCGGTCAAAACTATCCGAATCCTTTTAACCCGACCACGAAGATTCCCATCAGCGTACGAAGTACTGTAGACGTTCAACTGAATATCTATGACGTTCTGGGCAAGCGGGAAAGGCGTCTCTTCTCTGGCACGCTCTTGCCCGGGACGTATTCCTTGAGCTGGGATTCCACACGAGATGACGGTAGTCATGTTGCCAGTGGCATGTACCTCTATGAGCTCGCAACGAGCCGAGGGGTCAAGATGTACGGCAGGCTAATGTTGGTCAGATGACGAGATTCTGACCGTTGGCTCGGGCAGCATTCCTTGACCAATCGTCCGACAATCGAAGAAGGGCCTTCGCCGGTACGCCGGATTCGGTCTCACTGACTTGCATGCGTCTCCCTGGCAGCCCATCTGGCCGCTGAGACCCGGCCTGCGATGCAGGTGGGGCCTGTGTGATTTCAGGGATTCCCCCGCAGCCGCTTACCACTGAAGTCGGTTACCTGAGACTCGATCTCTTTTCAAGAGACTTCGAGCCCGTGAAAACAGGATTAGATCGATTGTTGGGTGAGACGTCAGCCCTCACGACACGCGTGGATGTCGTGTTCAACTGGGCTCGATCGAACTCGCTTATGCCCCTGCCGATGGGACTCTCCTGTTGCGGCATCGAAATGATGTCGTCTTTCTGCCCCGGCTACGACATGGGCCGGTTCGGGAGTGAGTCGTTTCGCTTTTCGCCGCGTCAGGCGGATGTGCTTTTCGTCGCTGGATGGTGCTCCTACAAAATCTCGCACGTCCTGCGTCGCATCTGGGATCAGATGGCTGATCCCAAGTGGTGCATCGCCATGGGAGCATGTGCATCATCGGGCGGAATGCACCGTTGTTACGGCGTAGTCCAGGGGGTCGACAATTTTCTTCCTGTTGATGTGTACATCCCGGGCTGCCCCCCAAGGCCCGAAGCCTTGCAACACGCACTGATGGATATTCAGGAAATGATCAGGAATGAATACACCGTCACGCTCGACTATGCCTCTGGACGCGGACCAGGGTAGCGGTCAGGCACGACCCGTCGAGGCCTGACCTCTCCCCCGGTACCAACCTACTGACCTGCCTCCCACGCGTCATTCCAGGCGCAGGTCGGGCTCTCCATTGTGACTTGCTTGTTCGCACCGATCCGTCGCATCATGATAGCAGTGACTCCCCATCCATCTCTGCGTTCACTATGCGAGTGCGAATCGTCGTGTTGATTCTGACGCTGTCGTCGATCGTCGCCAGTGCGACGGCGCAGCAACCCGTCGATGACTCGCTGTTCTTTCGTGTCGGCGAAGTGACGGAGAACGTTACTTCCGGGACTAATTCGTCCCGGCACTACGCAGTCTACCTTCCGAAGGGCTACGCGAAGTCAGGCAACCATCCGGTCGTCTTCTTGATGGACCCAAGAGGTGTAGCGTTGCGTCCGCTCGAACTGTTTCGTGAAACCGCGGAGCGGCTCGGCTACGTGCTGATGAGCTCCTACGACACGCTCAGCGATGCCGATTCGGCGTACGTAGTGAACGATGATGCACTGTCGGCCATGCTGGTCGATGCCCAGGTTCGGTTTGCCGTTGACCCTGCACGACTCTACCTCGCGGGATTCTCGGGAACCGCTCACTATTCATGGGCGATCGCTGCGCAGCTTGATGGTCACGTCGCCGGAATCATCGGCGCCGGAGACGGCCTGTCAATTCGCGAGCCCGAGGTGATGGCAACGCTGCGCATGACGCGGCCACCGGTCTACTTCGGTACCGCCGGCGTCGAGGGCTTCAATTATGATGGTGCGCGGATGCGAGACCTTGCGCTGGACACGACAGCCGTCGGGCATCGATTCGCAACATTCGACGGAGGACATTCGTGGCCACCGCGAGATCTTGCCGACATGGCCCTGAGCTGGATACACCTCCGTGCCATGCGGAGCGGACTCATTCCGGTCGATAGCTCATTCGTCGATTCTCTTTTCGCCATCGACAGTCGAGCGGCGAGAGAGATGGAAGACGTCGGTCTCCTCGCGGACGCCGCAAGACGATACCGGGAAATCGCAGCTGACTACCAGGGGCTCGCGGATGTAAAGTCCATACGGATGGATTTAGGTCTCCTCGCTCTGAAGGCAGATCTTCGCCATCAGATGACCAGGCGCGAGCAGCTGTCGCGGCGTGCATTGCTCTATACGCTTGAGGCAAAGTCCTTCGCCGACACGTATCGCGACTCCGAAGAGCATCCGTCGCAGGCAGAAGCGGTCGAGCAGCTACGGCTTGTGAAGCTCGTGCAGGAGGCAGCCGACGAGTCCGATCCCGACGCCTCCGCGGCGGCCCGTCGCATGTTGGCATCCGCGTTCAGTGCGTTCTCGTTCTACGAAGCGCGACGCTACCTCGCAGAAAGAGACTTCGAACGTGCGGCCGGAGTGCTGCGCATTGCACTGGCCATCCGTCCGGGTGCTCCTTTCACGTGTCTGCAGCTCGCACGGGCCGAAGCCCAGCTGTCTCACGTTGATGCCGCGATCGAAGCCCTGACATGCGCGGTCAACAGCGGCCGTTTCGGATCTGAAACACTTGCCTCGGATCCGCTTCTCGTCCCGATTCGGAGCGATCCGCGGGTCGAGCAACTTCTGGTTGGAGTGAGTGACAGGTAGATCGGTCGCGTGGTGAGCGGACTTTTGGTTTCATGGATTCCCCGGTCACCCTGTGGAGCACCACTCGACATTCTCCGACGGATCGTGAGGAGCAGCGATCTGGAATGCACTGGAGAATTCTGGGTGCCTGCGCCATCTGGCTACAAGTCACGCTCGCACCGGCCAGTTTCGTCAGCCTTGTGAGCGTGTGACCCGTACACTGACGATGACTTCGCGACAGGTCCTGCGGAGCCGACGCCTGTTACGTGGATCTGGCCGACTCGTGGGCGATTCTTGCTACTCTGCATCTTGACACGCATTTTGCCGATGCACTGATGGCGGAAGGCAGCGCACCATTGCTGACCGCTGCCGTCGCAGGAGAGTAGTCATATGTTTGCCCTGGTCCGCGGCGTGACGTACGCGACAGTCTTCATCGGACTGGTTCTCGTATTCGTTCCGGCACGAATCCTGTCGGCGTCCGGAATCGTTGCGCCCGCCATGACCGGTACATTGCAGGTGGCCGGGATGATCGTAACGGCTTCCGGGGCTGCACTCGCGGTATGGTGCGTGCTCGCGTTCGCCATCGTGGGCAAAGGCACTCCGGCACCGTTCGATCCACCTCGCCAACTCGTGATTCGCGGGCCGTACGGCCGCGTACGCAATCCAATGTACATCGGTGCGGGCCTGGCTCTTGCAGGTGTCGGCTTCTACTTCGAGTCGGTGCAAGTATTCGGCTACACGGCCGCCTTCTTCGTTATCACGCACCTCTTCGTTGTGCTGTACGAGGAACCGACTCTGAAGCGGATGTTTGGAGACGAGTATGACGAGTATCGCAAGTCGGTGCGTCGCTGGTGGCCGAAATAGTCACTCGCGAGACAGCGGTTAACATCACCACTCCCCCACCAGGCCTGAATCCCGATATCCAACCAGGAAGATCAATGAGAACCTTTGTCTTGATGATTGCACTTGCAGCAGCCGGCTGCCAGCACGGTGAGGTGTCACACGTCCGGTCCGAGCATTCGCCATACGTGGGAGAAGAGAGCCGGGAAATCAAGGCGCTCTCAAACGACGACGTGCAAGGCTACCTTGATGGCGCCGGGCTCGGGTTCGCGAAAGTGGCAGAGTTGAACGGATACCCCGGTCCCCGTCACGTTCTTGATCTGGCTGATTCGCTGGACCTGACTGCCGAGCAACGAGTTGTGGTCGAGGAGAGCTTTCGCTCGATGAAGCGGGAGGCGCAGGAACTGGGTGCACAACTGGTCGAGACGGAGAGGCAGTTGGACCGACTGTTCAGCGACGGCGAGCCGTCCGCAACGGCAGTCAGGGGTTTATCGGAAATTGCCAGTCAGCTTACCGGTCGGATCCGCTACACACATCTGGCAGCGCACCTGAAGATGGTTGAGGTGCTCACTCTCGACCAGGTCGCGACATACGCGCGACTGCGCGGGTATGGCTCGATGGGCCACGACGGAGACCACTCGATACAAGATCACGATCAGGGACAAGGCGAATGAGACGGAGACCTTCACGGCGAGCAAGGACAACGAGTTTCCGATTTCTGATTCGATCGGATCGTTCACATCTGTCTTTGCACCTCACAGGCAGAACGATACGAGTATCCGTCGTTCAGATGATGTGCGCAGCAGCTCTGATAATCCCATCTGCCCGGACGGCTCTCGCGCAGGAGTCGATCCCCCCTGTCCCCGGCATCGACTTCCCATTCTTCTTCGACGACTTCGACTACCCGGCGGACGGAGTGACGCCGAGTCCCCCGTCGGATCCATTCGTATTTCGACATCCCGACGGGAGTCTGTTCGGCGACAATCTCTGGCTCACGGCGGTCGGACCAGACATTGATCTCACTGTTGAGCGCACGCGGGCATGGTACGAGCACGACTGGCTCGAGTACCCGGGCGATGGCCACATATGGGGGTACGACAATCCGCCGAGTGACAGGTCGTGGTTCGACCCCGACGGCGTTTACGTATCGGGCGACCTCGAGACCATCATGAACGGAATGGGCAAGCTGCGCGAACTCAGCACAGGCGCCCGCGCCTTCGATCCCAACTTCGTGCTCTTCAGAGCAGAGGAAGGAGACTATAGCGACCGTATCGCCAGCCTCCGCATCTCGTCCGGGTT
This genomic interval carries:
- a CDS encoding T9SS type A sorting domain-containing protein, whose amino-acid sequence is MNAKPDARRIRLCILISIVWLISVSHGSNTHAQSFTRVTDVGPIVTDQILSTGAAWNDINGDGFLDMFALGETQNLLYVNDGDGTFTAQTSGNFLTPEGVGNAALWADYNNDGFQDLFISNFVTMAGGTQLASNALFRNSGPPDYTLEMVNIGPELNASPSASWVDYDQDGDVDLFSAGARVEVGGEATGDLFYRQDAGGVFTRIEFLPFTALRPGVGTHDTWVDYDGDGDQDLFVVIWSSTNKLYKSLLEESGNPNRFDVVTTSGLTTDGAVSDIGSSWGDYDDDGDFDVFIPILSSSDRLYRNDGDGTFTRITSTPVTSGRSVMGVWGDADNDGDLDLYTGSRSPVLYVNDGNGGFEAVPASEDGDLSLPPPALQGGNWGDYDNDGDLDLFLLTYAIPANRDGSPQPNHLLRNDGGTANHWITIQCVGALSNRSAIGARVSVKRTVNGIPKWQHRMISGGTTSFVFHGDNRAHFGLGEASVVDSIRIAWPSGIEQVAVNEDVDQILTIVEEIPDGFSRANFYADQTAASGQSSLTVQFTDASLVDPNNQVVSWEWDLDGDGSNDAFIQNPTWTYSVSEDIAFSVRLTISNGVTSSTLLREEYITFEGVSTGADEQDAVLPQEIKLGQNYPNPFNPTTKIPISVRSTVDVQLNIYDVLGKRERRLFSGTLLPGTYSLSWDSTRDDGSHVASGMYLYELATSRGVKMYGRLMLVR
- the nuoB gene encoding NADH-quinone oxidoreductase subunit NuoB encodes the protein MKTGLDRLLGETSALTTRVDVVFNWARSNSLMPLPMGLSCCGIEMMSSFCPGYDMGRFGSESFRFSPRQADVLFVAGWCSYKISHVLRRIWDQMADPKWCIAMGACASSGGMHRCYGVVQGVDNFLPVDVYIPGCPPRPEALQHALMDIQEMIRNEYTVTLDYASGRGPG
- a CDS encoding isoprenylcysteine carboxylmethyltransferase family protein, with the protein product MFALVRGVTYATVFIGLVLVFVPARILSASGIVAPAMTGTLQVAGMIVTASGAALAVWCVLAFAIVGKGTPAPFDPPRQLVIRGPYGRVRNPMYIGAGLALAGVGFYFESVQVFGYTAAFFVITHLFVVLYEEPTLKRMFGDEYDEYRKSVRRWWPK